In the Paenibacillus pabuli genome, one interval contains:
- a CDS encoding DMT family transporter: MNWVFLIMAGLFEMLGVLMINKWNKDRNWISILLLVAGFGLSFWLLSLAMKTLPMGTAYAVWTGIGASGGAILGMIFYGESRNALRILFIAMVLGSAVGLKLVS; encoded by the coding sequence ATGAATTGGGTATTTCTTATTATGGCAGGCCTATTCGAGATGCTGGGTGTATTGATGATTAATAAATGGAACAAGGACCGTAATTGGATATCTATTCTGCTATTAGTTGCAGGTTTTGGGTTGAGCTTCTGGCTGCTGTCTCTGGCCATGAAAACGCTGCCCATGGGGACGGCTTATGCTGTTTGGACAGGAATAGGTGCTTCCGGAGGAGCGATTCTTGGCATGATTTTCTATGGAGAATCCCGAAACGCATTGCGGATTTTGTTTATTGCCATGGTGCTGGGATCCGCGGTTGGGTTAAAACTGGTGAGCTGA
- a CDS encoding DMT family transporter → MNKTWLSVIIAALFEVGWVIGLKHASGLLEWGATVIAIAVSFSLMIAASRTLDVGTVYAVFVGLGTAGTVLAEILLFGAAVQAGKMILIGVLLLGVIGLKMVSKQKTKEAHHS, encoded by the coding sequence ATGAACAAAACATGGTTGTCTGTTATTATTGCAGCCCTTTTCGAGGTGGGTTGGGTGATTGGCTTAAAGCATGCGAGTGGTCTGTTGGAATGGGGAGCAACGGTGATCGCCATTGCCGTCAGCTTTTCCTTGATGATTGCGGCTTCCCGTACACTCGATGTCGGAACGGTATATGCGGTATTTGTCGGATTGGGAACGGCTGGCACGGTGCTGGCAGAGATCCTGTTATTCGGTGCTGCTGTCCAGGCTGGGAAAATGATACTCATTGGTGTGTTACTGCTCGGTGTAATCGGACTGAAAATGGTAAGCAAGCAGAAAACGAAGGAGGCGCATCATTCATGA
- a CDS encoding pentapeptide repeat-containing protein has translation MKIDSPKIQEQLMTIETTQVLESKAEYRNLLIENSSLDNQEATKASFENVIFRNVIISDSSLEQFEFMDVVFEHCDFSNVNFSSAIMHRASWINCKFVGTDFSNSRMQNVQITQSVGDYSNFRFAHLKHVSLTECSLISADFAYLALQKMVLDNCNIDQAFMTGTKLKGLDLSNCQFDSLALNMEDLNGCVISPYQAATFVGLMGMIIKS, from the coding sequence ATGAAAATAGATAGCCCGAAAATTCAGGAACAATTGATGACCATAGAAACCACTCAGGTATTGGAGTCCAAAGCAGAATACCGGAATCTACTCATTGAAAATAGCTCACTTGATAACCAGGAAGCAACCAAAGCATCCTTTGAGAATGTCATTTTTAGAAATGTGATTATCTCGGATTCCTCGCTGGAACAATTTGAATTTATGGATGTTGTTTTTGAGCATTGTGATTTTTCCAACGTCAATTTCTCAAGTGCAATCATGCACCGGGCATCATGGATAAACTGCAAATTTGTTGGCACCGATTTTTCTAACAGCCGAATGCAAAACGTACAAATAACTCAAAGTGTGGGAGACTACTCCAATTTCAGGTTTGCCCACCTTAAACACGTCTCTTTAACTGAATGTTCATTAATCAGTGCTGACTTTGCCTATCTGGCATTGCAAAAAATGGTACTCGACAACTGCAATATCGATCAGGCTTTCATGACAGGGACAAAATTGAAAGGATTGGATCTTAGCAATTGCCAATTTGACTCTTTGGCTTTGAACATGGAAGATTTGAATGGCTGCGTCATCTCACCCTATCAAGCGGCTACCTTCGTCGGATTAATGGGGATGATCATTAAATCATAA
- a CDS encoding MFS transporter produces the protein MERLWTRSFILMTLGLLFLFTAFYMLYPTLPLFIKEMGGNEQQVGLAMGALMLSSVLFRPFVGGMLDRFGRRPFMIGGLLVFIASMYMYNWVGGVLVLMGLRIMHGISWAMSTTSMMTAVTDMIPANRRGEGMGWFSTSMTFAMAIGPMIGLSIMQGQSDQSMFLFAVVLSAVALLLTLAAKMPFTPTADQKKIQIFEKSVLPVMAPIFFLFVAYGGITTFVPLFAAEIQVNSGTFFLIYAATLALSRPIAGKLSDRVGEVVVIVPALIITMAALLVLSFSTSLFGVLCSAVLYGIGFGSAQPALQAITLRMAPKERQGAANAFFSTATDLGIGLGAILLGLVSEYMSYSVLFSVSALSVFVALLLFAIYVKKFIPGQKASFFW, from the coding sequence TTGGAACGTTTATGGACCAGGTCCTTTATTTTGATGACATTGGGATTGCTTTTTTTATTTACTGCTTTTTATATGCTGTATCCTACGCTGCCGCTATTTATTAAAGAGATGGGCGGCAATGAACAGCAAGTGGGCCTAGCGATGGGGGCATTGATGTTATCTTCAGTCCTATTCAGGCCCTTTGTCGGTGGAATGTTGGATCGATTCGGCAGACGTCCGTTTATGATTGGAGGGCTGCTTGTTTTTATTGCATCGATGTATATGTATAATTGGGTTGGTGGAGTCTTGGTACTGATGGGGCTCCGAATTATGCATGGTATAAGCTGGGCAATGTCGACGACTTCCATGATGACCGCCGTCACCGATATGATTCCGGCCAATCGTCGTGGAGAAGGGATGGGTTGGTTCAGTACCTCCATGACTTTCGCGATGGCGATTGGCCCCATGATCGGATTAAGTATCATGCAAGGCCAATCCGATCAGAGCATGTTCCTGTTTGCAGTTGTGCTATCTGCCGTTGCACTGTTATTGACGCTTGCTGCTAAAATGCCGTTCACACCGACAGCGGATCAGAAGAAGATTCAGATATTCGAAAAATCCGTCCTGCCTGTAATGGCACCCATATTTTTTCTTTTTGTGGCTTATGGAGGAATTACAACGTTTGTTCCGCTATTTGCAGCTGAGATCCAGGTCAATTCCGGTACTTTTTTTCTCATCTACGCAGCAACCCTCGCTCTTTCTCGTCCAATCGCAGGAAAACTTTCTGATCGAGTCGGAGAGGTAGTTGTGATTGTGCCGGCTCTGATCATTACCATGGCGGCACTACTTGTCTTGAGCTTCTCGACCAGTTTGTTTGGAGTGTTGTGTTCTGCGGTTCTATACGGTATCGGCTTTGGATCTGCGCAACCTGCTCTTCAGGCCATAACACTACGTATGGCGCCGAAGGAGCGACAAGGTGCTGCCAATGCCTTTTTCTCGACGGCCACGGATCTGGGGATCGGTCTGGGTGCGATTTTGCTGGGATTGGTTTCGGAATACATGAGCTACAGTGTTCTATTTAGTGTCAGTGCCTTATCTGTTTTTGTAGCCTTACTGCTGTTTGCTATATATGTGAAAAAGTTCATTCCGGGGCAGAAAGCATCTTTTTTTTGGTAA
- a CDS encoding aldo/keto reductase yields the protein MQKRILGSSGLEVSAIGLGCMGMSHGYGAASDKREMISVLQEAVERGVTFFDTAEVYGPYTNEELVGEALKTVRNQVVIATKFGFDIQHGKQSGMNSRPEHIRKVAEESLQRLQIEAIDLYYQHRVDPDVPIEEVAGAVQDLIREGKVKHWGLSEAGVQTIRRAHAVQPLAAVQSEYSLWWRRPEEELIPALEELGIGFVPFSPLGKGYLTGSFNAKTTFDQGDLRNILPRFTPEALEANQVLVDLLKDKADELQASPAQIALAWLLAQKSWIVPIPGTRKLSRLEENLNSADLKLKPEDVQSINEAASRITLVGARYTEELERRTGL from the coding sequence ATGCAAAAACGCATATTGGGAAGCAGCGGGTTGGAGGTTTCGGCCATTGGCCTTGGTTGTATGGGAATGAGCCATGGGTATGGTGCAGCTTCGGATAAGAGGGAGATGATCTCCGTTCTTCAAGAAGCTGTGGAACGAGGTGTGACGTTTTTTGATACCGCTGAAGTATACGGGCCATACACCAATGAAGAGCTTGTTGGTGAAGCACTTAAAACCGTTCGGAATCAAGTCGTCATCGCCACCAAATTTGGTTTCGATATACAGCATGGCAAACAGAGCGGTATGAATAGCCGGCCGGAACATATTCGCAAAGTGGCGGAAGAGTCGCTGCAGCGTCTGCAGATTGAAGCCATTGATCTGTACTATCAGCACCGGGTCGACCCGGATGTACCGATCGAGGAAGTGGCAGGAGCAGTTCAGGATTTGATCCGGGAAGGAAAAGTAAAACACTGGGGACTGTCCGAGGCAGGTGTGCAAACGATCCGTCGTGCACACGCCGTACAGCCTCTTGCAGCAGTACAGAGTGAATATTCCCTGTGGTGGAGACGTCCTGAAGAGGAGTTGATCCCTGCATTGGAGGAACTTGGGATTGGTTTCGTCCCATTCAGCCCTCTAGGTAAAGGTTACCTGACAGGAAGCTTCAACGCAAAAACGACATTTGATCAAGGTGACCTGCGTAACATTTTGCCTCGTTTTACGCCTGAAGCGCTTGAAGCGAATCAGGTATTGGTTGATTTATTAAAAGATAAAGCGGATGAACTACAGGCCAGCCCGGCCCAAATTGCGCTCGCGTGGCTGCTTGCCCAGAAATCTTGGATTGTGCCGATTCCAGGCACGCGCAAATTGAGCAGATTGGAAGAAAATCTGAATTCGGCAGATCTTAAGCTCAAGCCTGAAGATGTGCAAAGTATAAATGAAGCAGCCTCAAGGATCACATTGGTGGGTGCACGATATACGGAAGAACTGGAGAGAAGAACAGGTCTTTGA
- a CDS encoding AraC family transcriptional regulator has protein sequence MTEELLQQKRELNELVERHSERNGAMETAIPSLFFYHHTSITEPAYRVYKPAFCVIVQGVKEVLLAQERFEYGPSNYLIASMNLPVIGQIIKASTEAPYLSLKLEFTTNQIMEVLNECNIQVTSKENARRAMFVGQMESSIQDAVLRLIRLLDTPEEIPFLAPLYTKEILFRLLQGPYGGELAQIAVEGSSTYRIREAIEYIVHHWEQPFRVEELAETASMSVSSFHRHFKEITAMSPLQFQKQLRLQEARRLLMAESADAADVAFRVGYESASQFSREYSRMFGAPPRSDIKRLKEKYDLILSE, from the coding sequence ATGACCGAGGAGCTACTTCAACAAAAACGGGAACTGAACGAGTTGGTTGAGCGTCACTCCGAACGTAACGGTGCGATGGAAACGGCGATCCCTTCACTGTTTTTCTATCACCATACAAGTATTACCGAACCGGCATACAGAGTGTATAAGCCTGCTTTTTGCGTAATCGTGCAAGGTGTAAAGGAAGTATTGCTCGCACAGGAGCGCTTTGAATATGGACCATCCAATTATCTGATCGCTTCCATGAATCTTCCGGTCATTGGACAGATTATTAAGGCGTCCACGGAAGCACCTTATCTAAGTCTTAAGCTTGAGTTCACGACGAATCAGATTATGGAAGTACTGAACGAATGCAATATCCAAGTCACTTCCAAAGAAAACGCCAGACGAGCCATGTTCGTGGGACAGATGGAATCTTCCATACAGGATGCTGTTCTTCGCCTGATCCGCTTACTGGATACTCCGGAGGAAATTCCTTTCCTGGCCCCATTGTACACTAAGGAAATTTTATTCCGTCTTCTCCAGGGACCTTATGGAGGCGAATTGGCTCAGATCGCGGTAGAAGGTAGCAGCACGTACCGGATCAGGGAAGCTATCGAGTATATCGTTCATCACTGGGAGCAGCCTTTTCGCGTCGAAGAACTCGCAGAGACGGCCAGCATGAGCGTATCCTCATTCCATCGGCACTTCAAGGAGATCACGGCCATGAGCCCGCTGCAATTTCAAAAACAACTGCGATTACAGGAAGCCCGGCGCCTTCTGATGGCGGAGTCTGCTGATGCGGCCGATGTCGCTTTTCGGGTTGGCTACGAAAGTGCCTCCCAGTTTAGCCGTGAATATTCACGCATGTTCGGCGCGCCTCCACGAAGTGATATTAAACGATTGAAGGAAAAATACGATCTGATCTTGAGCGAATAG
- a CDS encoding threonine aldolase family protein — protein MIRFECDYNEGAHERILQRLIETNMEQTSGYGTDPHCDRARALIRQACNSEEADVHFLVGGTQTNTTVIASTLRPYQGVIAATSGHIAVHETGAIEATGHKVLTVPSEDGKITADQVKAVYKAHMSESSPEHCVQPGMVYISQPTENGTMYSKAELQSLFDASRESGLPLFVDGARLGYALASPDCDMTLADLAHLCDVFYIGGTKIGALMGEAVVILNDALKSDFRYMIKQKGGLLAKGRLLGIQFETLFEDGLYLEISRHAIDMAMRIHDSLEAQHIRFLYESPTNQQFPILPDVLLEKLRSQYTFTFWEKVDDTHSAVRFCTSWATQQANVDALVRDIAQLMHESSESRVLAEALV, from the coding sequence ATGATACGATTCGAATGTGATTATAACGAAGGTGCCCATGAACGCATTTTACAAAGACTGATCGAGACCAATATGGAACAAACGAGCGGATATGGTACAGATCCGCACTGTGATCGGGCGAGAGCTCTTATTCGTCAGGCGTGTAACAGCGAGGAGGCTGATGTACATTTTCTGGTCGGAGGCACTCAAACGAACACAACCGTAATTGCGTCCACATTGCGTCCCTATCAAGGAGTCATTGCGGCTACCTCGGGCCACATTGCCGTTCACGAAACCGGTGCAATTGAAGCAACCGGCCATAAAGTGCTTACGGTTCCCAGTGAAGACGGGAAGATCACAGCGGACCAAGTAAAGGCAGTCTATAAGGCACATATGAGTGAGTCTTCTCCAGAACACTGCGTACAGCCAGGAATGGTTTACATATCCCAGCCTACAGAGAACGGTACAATGTATAGTAAGGCTGAATTGCAATCATTGTTCGATGCAAGCCGGGAATCCGGACTCCCCTTATTTGTGGACGGTGCACGACTCGGATACGCACTTGCGTCACCGGATTGTGACATGACTCTTGCTGATCTCGCCCATCTATGTGATGTGTTCTATATTGGAGGGACCAAGATTGGTGCACTGATGGGGGAAGCAGTAGTCATTCTGAATGATGCACTGAAGTCTGATTTCCGTTACATGATTAAACAAAAGGGTGGTCTGCTCGCAAAAGGCAGATTGCTGGGCATTCAATTCGAAACGTTGTTTGAAGACGGATTGTATCTGGAAATTTCACGTCATGCCATCGATATGGCCATGCGAATTCATGATTCACTTGAAGCGCAGCACATCCGGTTCCTGTATGAATCACCAACCAATCAGCAGTTTCCGATCTTGCCTGATGTTTTGCTTGAGAAATTACGCAGTCAATACACCTTCACATTCTGGGAAAAGGTTGACGACACACATAGTGCAGTCCGTTTCTGCACCAGCTGGGCGACTCAGCAGGCTAATGTGGATGCGCTGGTTCGTGATATCGCTCAATTGATGCATGAATCAAGTGAAAGCCGGGTACTGGCTGAAGCACTGGTTTAA
- a CDS encoding MarR family winged helix-turn-helix transcriptional regulator, giving the protein MRRFNRFYTNILGVLDKYILGTGYSFAEVRVIIEIGIRGESIANNLVDTLTIDRSYMSRIVNKLSKEGLLIKVNSEADSRVSLIRLTDKGKELYAELNDRSDQQILKLMQDLNEEEIREVYASMMNIQAKLTKKAGETTR; this is encoded by the coding sequence ATGCGGCGTTTCAACCGTTTTTATACCAATATTCTTGGTGTACTTGATAAGTATATCCTTGGTACAGGCTATTCGTTTGCCGAGGTAAGGGTCATCATTGAAATTGGGATTCGCGGAGAGAGTATTGCGAACAATCTGGTGGATACACTGACCATCGATCGCAGTTATATGAGCCGGATTGTAAACAAGCTGTCTAAGGAAGGCCTGCTTATCAAGGTTAATTCGGAAGCTGACAGCCGGGTCAGTCTCATTCGTCTGACGGATAAAGGCAAGGAGCTCTACGCCGAATTAAACGATCGGTCTGACCAGCAAATATTGAAGTTAATGCAGGATCTGAATGAGGAAGAGATCAGAGAGGTCTATGCTTCCATGATGAACATACAAGCGAAGTTAACGAAGAAAGCAGGAGAGACAACACGATGA